The Planctomycetota bacterium genome has a segment encoding these proteins:
- a CDS encoding sigma-70 family RNA polymerase sigma factor, producing MDADAARQLDQAYADHAGACRSFATTFDADVDDATHEAFVKLARRLANGDGLPDHPRAWLLAAVRSAAFDQARSRRRRQRREAFAIPPTSVPDSPDPEVVAALWKLDERPRQAIVLRLWCDVGFAEVAVLLGCAASTAHDLYRRGLDDLRDLLPEHDPSR from the coding sequence GTGGACGCCGATGCCGCCCGACAGCTCGACCAGGCCTATGCCGACCACGCCGGGGCGTGTCGTTCGTTCGCGACGACCTTCGACGCCGACGTCGACGACGCGACGCACGAAGCTTTCGTCAAACTCGCCCGACGCCTGGCCAATGGCGACGGCCTGCCCGACCATCCGCGGGCGTGGCTGCTCGCGGCTGTCCGCTCGGCCGCGTTCGATCAGGCACGAAGTCGACGGCGCAGGCAGCGTCGGGAGGCCTTCGCGATTCCACCGACGTCCGTTCCTGATTCGCCCGATCCCGAGGTGGTCGCCGCGTTGTGGAAGCTCGACGAGCGGCCACGCCAGGCGATCGTCCTGCGGCTCTGGTGCGACGTCGGCTTCGCGGAAGTCGCCGTCCTACTCGGCTGCGCCGCCAGCACCGCCCACGACCTCTACCGCCGCGGCCTCGACGACCTTCGCGACCTGCTCCCCGAGCACGATCCGTCGCGGTGA
- a CDS encoding secondary thiamine-phosphate synthase enzyme YjbQ, producing MKSHRKTLSFRVPERRGFINITRDVEDAVAESGVQEGLVLVNSMHITSSVFINGAEDGLLRDYERWLESLAPFNAGTDPSTGGYFHNRTGEDNADAHHKRQIMGREVVVAITEGRLDFGTWEQIFYGEFDGRRDKRVLIKIIGE from the coding sequence ATGAAGAGCCACCGCAAGACGCTCAGCTTCCGAGTGCCCGAGCGCCGCGGCTTCATCAACATCACGCGCGACGTCGAAGACGCCGTCGCGGAGAGCGGCGTGCAGGAAGGGCTCGTGCTCGTGAACTCGATGCACATCACGTCCAGCGTCTTCATCAACGGCGCCGAGGACGGGTTGCTTCGCGACTACGAGCGGTGGCTCGAATCGCTCGCGCCGTTCAACGCCGGCACGGATCCGAGCACGGGCGGCTACTTCCACAACCGCACCGGCGAAGACAACGCCGACGCGCATCACAAGCGACAGATCATGGGCCGGGAGGTCGTCGTCGCGATCACCGAAGGTCGGCTCGACTTCGGCACGTGGGAGCAGATCTTCTACGGCGAGTTCGATGGCCGCCGTGACAAACGCGTGCTGATCAAGATCATCGGCGAGTAG